The Acidisarcina polymorpha genome includes the window TATGCTCCATCTCGGCAAAAACGGCCAGCAGTTGCCACATGGCGCGGCCCCCCGGTGTTTCGGTGTCGATGGCCTGCGTTAGTGATTTGAATTTCACGCCGCGCTGTTTTAGGTCGTCGAGCAGGATCACAAGGTTTCGCGTCGTTCGTCCCAGCCGGTCCAGCTTCCAGACCGTTATGCTATCGCCGGACTTCAACACCTTGAGCAGGCGGAGCAGGGCAGGGGCCTTGCTGGCCGCGCCGGATATGCCCTTGTCGGTGAAAATCTTTTTACACCCGTCCTTCTTCAACGCGGCAAGCTGCATCGCGCCGGTTTGATCGTCGGTCGATACACGCGCATAGCCGTACTTCACTGTTTGGGACCGCCTTCGGCAATATCAGCGCGGTTTTTTTACCTTTGGCCGCTGGCTCTCTGCCGCCTTACGAACGGCGTCCACGTCCGCGAGGTCTTGAAGCCGCGCAGACGCCAGCTTATTGACAACAAAATCCTCCGCCGAAATTACGAACACCTTGAGGCCGCTACGCTCGTCAATGACTTCCTCTATGCGGCGCTGCCATGCGTCATCAAACTTGACGCCGGAAATATGCGGAAGTACTTCGATCATCTGTGGGGGATTGCCCATGCGGAAAAAGGAATTGGGGGCAATAAGATCATCGGGCTTGAGGCCATCAAGCGGTGCGCCGAATTTAGCCAAAGCCGCATAGACCGCCTTCGCATTCTCCGGCTCCGGCTGCACGAAAAGATCGAGGTCTTTTGTCGCTCGCGGCTGTGCATGTACCGCCACGGCATAGCCTCCGACGATCAGATATTTAACGCGGTGCTCGTTGAACGCGGACAAGAGTTCTTTGAAGTCCTGACTGAACATCGCGGGCGGGTT containing:
- a CDS encoding nucleotidyltransferase → MFSQDFKELLSAFNEHRVKYLIVGGYAVAVHAQPRATKDLDLFVQPEPENAKAVYAALAKFGAPLDGLKPDDLIAPNSFFRMGNPPQMIEVLPHISGVKFDDAWQRRIEEVIDERSGLKVFVISAEDFVVNKLASARLQDLADVDAVRKAAESQRPKVKKPR
- a CDS encoding recombinase family protein is translated as MKYGYARVSTDDQTGAMQLAALKKDGCKKIFTDKGISGAASKAPALLRLLKVLKSGDSITVWKLDRLGRTTRNLVILLDDLKQRGVKFKSLTQAIDTETPGGRAMWQLLAVFAEMEHSLIRERTTAGIADARSRGVKFGHKPKLTRQHIEQARKLIAAGERPEDVADSFHVGRSTLYRDLQEKITN